The Platichthys flesus chromosome 18, fPlaFle2.1, whole genome shotgun sequence genome includes a window with the following:
- the filip1b gene encoding filamin-A-interacting protein 1 isoform X1: MRSRNCTMGPDQEHIQPTKGFIKQQQEEEEEQENTPELMKRKMKDGRAGVMKKPQRSAESGKTTTLDLTKKDLLHLLGIMEGEVQAREDMIGLLKSDRTRPQALEAHYGSAVASKPLQALQRDGLLGHGHRGTEDVYEKPMAELDRLEDKQKETYRRMLEQLLLAEKCHRRTVADLDNEKRKHVDFMNKSDDFTNLLEQERERLKRLLEQEKAYQARKDKDHSRRLEKVRVELVKLKSFALMLVDERQLHIEQIDQQSQKIQDLAQKLQEKEQRLATVTDGAKEEGQKVLKLEAELEHRAAKFTQEHEEMTTKLGNQESQSRQLRLKLAGLAHKIEELEERNQVLQKSEEDLQELRDKISKGECGNSALMAELETLRKRVLEMEGKDEEITKTEGQCRELRKRLQEEENHSVELRLDVDTLQKRMVELEKLEGAFNKSKTECSQLHTNLEREKRVVKDLAADLETLKTRLKELEASESKFEKTEMLLKDDLVKLKSFTVIMVDERKNMVERLKQEEQRRDDLSKMFKAEQGKVTEVTEKLIDESKKLLRFKTETEVQVTSLAQEKDELKTKLASEEEKCRELNNKLSDMKIRMDRLEETERDMQRKWANRDNNRNPDEDNKVKELTLEIERLKSRLKQLEVVEGDLMKTEDEYDLLEKKFRTEQDKANSLSKLLEEMKSQIARNKAIEKGEVMSSEAELRARCKMEEARTRELQAHVQALKEKIHELMNKEDQLSQLQVDYSVLQRRFMEEEEKKRSMFQEVDCLTKELESTKCYSRALRPGMNGRRMVDVPVTSTAVQTDLVACHPAEDETTAGFIRKSVLEENHLMSNLRQRGLKKPTVLERYPPASAELGARKSWVPWMKKKEAVTLNQTSPVRTNGLSSLLSPDMTMSQKPGQPLHIRVTPNHDNSTATLEISSPRAEDFFSSTTIIPTLGLQKPRITIVPKPTTVTSRSKACDAMGRLDGANSPVTITTISRAKSPEKSNGSSSGHLQSPVSIITVSTTPVAEACASPEPHEMTTGRTVIKMTPETQPGPPHVRKYNSNIITTEDNKIHIHLGPQFKRPSEGGSSPVLTLRHQALSSETSTGAVLRSQRQTATGKTSKMTSSITITPVNAPASRPTQSVPGSEVQSARSAATRIPVSKGVKATSKAVLGVSTLTRLESRAEGQSMKIELRKSTVCRGSAAGGKS; encoded by the exons ATGAGATCCAGGAACTGCACCATGGGTCCAGACCAGGAACACATCCAGCCCACCAAAGGTTTCATCAAGCagcagcaagaggaggaggaggagcaggaaaacaCCCCGGagctgatgaagaggaagatgaaggacgGTAGAGCGGGTGTGATGAAGAAACCTCAGAGATCTGCAGAGAGCGGCAAGACGACAACGCTAGATCTGACCAAGAAGgacctgctccacctgctgggGATCATGGAGGGAGAAGTTCAG GCCAGAGAGGACATGATCGGCCTCCTGAAGTCGGACAGGACCAGGCCCCAGGCGCTGGAGGCTCACTACGGTTCAGCCGTCGCCTCCAAACCCCTGCAGGCGCTGCAGAGGGACGGGCTGCTCGGCCACGGCCACCGCGGCACAGAGGACGTCTACGAGAAGCCCATGGccgag TTGGACCGTCTGGAGGACAAACAGAAGGAGACGTACAGACGGAtgctggagcagctgctgttggCTGAGAAGTGTCACCGTCGCACTGTGGCCGATCTCGACAACGAGAAACGCAAACACGTCGACTTCATGAACAAGAGCGACGACTTCACCAACCTGCTGGAGCAGGAGCGGGAGAG ACTCAAACGGCTGCTCGAGCAGGAAAAGGCCTACCAGGCTCGTAAGGACAAGGACCACAGCAGGAGGCTGGAGAAGGTccgagtggagctggtgaagcTCAAGTCCTTTGCCCTGATGTTGGTGGACGAACGGCAGCTGCACATCGAGCAGATCGACCAGCAGAGCCAGAAGATCCAGGACCTCGctcagaagctgcaggaaaaaGAGCAGCGCTTGGCCACCGTGACTGACGGCGCCAAGGAGGAAGGTCAGAAGGTCCTCAAGCTGGAGGCCGAGCTGGAGCACAGAGCGGCCAAGTTCACACAGGAGCACGAAGAGATGACCACAAAGCTGGGAAACCAAGAGTCACAAAGCcgacagctgaggctgaagcTGGCGGGACTGGCACACAAGatcgaggagctggaggaaagaAACCAAGTGCTGCAGAAATCTGAGGAGGACCTGCAGGAGCTGAGGGACAAGATCAGCAAAGGGGAGTGTGGCAACTCCGCTCTGATGGCCGAGCTGGAGACTCTGCGGAAGAGAGTGCTGGAGATGGAGGGTAAAGATGAGGAGATCACTAAAACAGAGGGTCAGTGCAGGGAGCTGAggaagaggctgcaggaggaggagaaccacaGCGTGGAGCTGAGGCTGGACGTGGACACACTGCAGAAGAGAATGGTTGAACTGGAGAAACTGGAGGGAGCTTTCAACAAGAGCAAAACAGAGTGTTCCCAGCTTCATACgaacctggagagagagaaacgtgTTGTGAAGGATCTGGCTGCTGATCTGGAGACATTGAAAACCCGACTGAAAGAACTGGAAGCATCAGAGTCAAAGTTTGAGAAGACAGAAATGCTCCTCAAAGACGATCTCGTAAAGTTGAAATCGTTCACGGTCATTATGGTTGAcgaaagaaaaaacatggtggAGAGACTAAAACAGGAAGAACAGAGAAGGGATGATTTGAGTAAGATGTTTAAAGCGGAGCAGGGcaaggtcacagaggtcacagagaaGCTGATCGACGAGAGCAAGAAACTTCTCAGATTCAAGACAGAGACGGAGGTTCAAGTGACAAGTCTGGCCCAAGAGAAGGATGAGTTGAAAACCAAACTGGCAAGTGAAGAGGAAAAGTGTAGGGAGCTAAATAACAAGCTAAGTGATATGAAAATAAGAATGGACAGactggaggagacggagagggacATGCAGAGAAAGTGGGCCAACAGGGACAATAACAGGAATCCAGATGAAGACAACAAAGTCAAAGAGCTCACGCTAGAAATTGAGAGACTTAAGAGCCGGCTCAAACAactggaggtggtggagggagatTTAATGAAAACAGAGGACGAGTATGATTTACTGGAGAAGAAATTCAGAACAGAGCAGGACAAAGCAAACAGCCTCTCAAAGCTGCTggaagaaatgaaaagtcaGATTGCCAGAAACAAAGCAATAGAGAAAGGTGAAGTCATGAGTTCTGAGGCTGAGCTGAGAGCTCGCTGCAAGATGGAGGAGGCAAGAACCCGGGAGCTGCAGGCGCACGTCCAGGCCCTGAAGGAGAAGATCCATGAACTGATGAACAAGGAGGACCAGCTCTCCCAGCTGCAGGTGGACTACTCAGTCCTGCAGCGGAGGttcatggaggaggaagagaagaagaggagcatgTTTCAAGAAGTGGACTGTCTCACCAAGGAGCTGGAGTCCACCAAGTGCTACAGCCGGGCACTGAGGCCTGGTATGAACGGCAGGAGGATGGTGGATGTTCCGGTTACATCCACAGCAGTGCAGACTGACCTGGTAGCCTGCCATCCTGCTGAGGACGAGACGACAGCGGGCTTTATCAGAAAGTCCGTCCTTGAGGAAAACCACTTGATGAGCAACCTCAGACAACGAGGTCTCAAGAAGCCAACGGTTCTGGAACGATACCCTCCAGCGTCTGCCGAACTGGGGGCTAGAAAATCGTGGGTACCTtggatgaagaagaaagaggccGTCACGCTCAATCAGACGAGTCCTGTGAGGACCAACGGgctgtcctctctgctctcaccGGACATGACCATGTCCCAAAAGCCAGGCCAGCCTCTGCATATCCGAGTGACCCCGAACCACGACAACAGCACGGCCACCTTGGAGATCAGCAGCCCGAGAGCGGAGGATTTCTTCTCTAGCACCACCATCATCCCAACGCTCGGCCTTCAGAAACCTCGGATCACAATCGTCCCCAAGCCCACGACCGTGACCTCAAGGAGCAAAGCCTGTGACGCGATGGGACGTCTCGATGGAGCCAACTCTCCAGTAACAATAACCACCATCTCCAGGGCCAAGAGTCCAGAGAAGAGCAACGGCAGCAGCTCAGGCCACCTTCAGTCTCCAGTGTCCATCATCACCGTCAGCACCACGCCTGTGGCAGAAGCATGCGCTTCACCTGAGCCTCACGAAATGACCACAGGCCGCACCGTGATCAAGATGACCCCCGAGACGCAACCTGGGCCTCCACACGTCAGGAAATACAACAGCAACATCATCACAACAGAGGACAATAAGATCCACATCCACCTGGGTCCGCAGTTCAAGAGGCCGTCTGAGGGGGGCAGCAGTCCTGTGCTGACGCTCAGACATCAGGCTTTGAGCTCAGAAACATCAACAGGAGCCGTCCTCCGCTCCCAACGCCAGACCGCCACGGGAAAGACGAGCAAGATGACCAGCAGCATCACAATCACACCCGTCAACGCACCAGCTTCCAGACCCACACAATCAGTG CCCGGGTCAGAGGTGCAGTCAGCTCGGAGCGCGGCCACACGCATCCCGGTGTCAAAAGGTGTGAAAGCCACCAGCAAGGCGGTTCTGGGCGTGTCCACGTTGACCCGGCTGGAGTCGCGGGCCGAGGGCCAGTCCATGAAGATCGAGCTCAGGAAGTCGACCGTGTGCCGAGGCTCTGCCGCAGGAGGCAAGAGCTGA
- the filip1b gene encoding filamin-A-interacting protein 1 isoform X2 produces MRSRNCTMGPDQEHIQPTKGFIKQQQEEEEEQENTPELMKRKMKDGRAGVMKKPQRSAESGKTTTLDLTKKDLLHLLGIMEGEVQAREDMIGLLKSDRTRPQALEAHYGSAVASKPLQALQRDGLLGHGHRGTEDVYEKPMAELDRLEDKQKETYRRMLEQLLLAEKCHRRTVADLDNEKRKHVDFMNKSDDFTNLLEQERERLKRLLEQEKAYQARKDKDHSRRLEKVRVELVKLKSFALMLVDERQLHIEQIDQQSQKIQDLAQKLQEKEQRLATVTDGAKEEGQKVLKLEAELEHRAAKFTQEHEEMTTKLGNQESQSRQLRLKLAGLAHKIEELEERNQVLQKSEEDLQELRDKISKGECGNSALMAELETLRKRVLEMEGKDEEITKTEGQCRELRKRLQEEENHSVELRLDVDTLQKRMVELEKLEGAFNKSKTECSQLHTNLEREKRVVKDLAADLETLKTRLKELEASESKFEKTEMLLKDDLVKLKSFTVIMVDERKNMVERLKQEEQRRDDLSKMFKAEQGKVTEVTEKLIDESKKLLRFKTETEVQVTSLAQEKDELKTKLASEEEKCRELNNKLSDMKIRMDRLEETERDMQRKWANRDNNRNPDEDNKVKELTLEIERLKSRLKQLEVVEGDLMKTEDEYDLLEKKFRTEQDKANSLSKLLEEMKSQIARNKAIEKGEVMSSEAELRARCKMEEARTRELQAHVQALKEKIHELMNKEDQLSQLQVDYSVLQRRFMEEEEKKRSMFQEVDCLTKELESTKCYSRALRPGMNGRRMVDVPVTSTAVQTDLVACHPAEDETTAGFIRKSVLEENHLMSNLRQRGLKKPTVLERYPPASAELGARKSWVPWMKKKEAVTLNQTSPVRTNGLSSLLSPDMTMSQKPGQPLHIRVTPNHDNSTATLEISSPRAEDFFSSTTIIPTLGLQKPRITIVPKPTTVTSRSKACDAMGRLDGANSPVTITTISRAKSPEKSNGSSSGHLQSPVSIITVSTTPVAEACASPEPHEMTTGRTVIKMTPETQPGPPHVRKYNSNIITTEDNKIHIHLGPQFKRPSEGGSSPVLTLRHQALSSETSTGAVLRSQRQTATGKTSKMTSSITITPVNAPASRPTQSVVACAP; encoded by the exons ATGAGATCCAGGAACTGCACCATGGGTCCAGACCAGGAACACATCCAGCCCACCAAAGGTTTCATCAAGCagcagcaagaggaggaggaggagcaggaaaacaCCCCGGagctgatgaagaggaagatgaaggacgGTAGAGCGGGTGTGATGAAGAAACCTCAGAGATCTGCAGAGAGCGGCAAGACGACAACGCTAGATCTGACCAAGAAGgacctgctccacctgctgggGATCATGGAGGGAGAAGTTCAG GCCAGAGAGGACATGATCGGCCTCCTGAAGTCGGACAGGACCAGGCCCCAGGCGCTGGAGGCTCACTACGGTTCAGCCGTCGCCTCCAAACCCCTGCAGGCGCTGCAGAGGGACGGGCTGCTCGGCCACGGCCACCGCGGCACAGAGGACGTCTACGAGAAGCCCATGGccgag TTGGACCGTCTGGAGGACAAACAGAAGGAGACGTACAGACGGAtgctggagcagctgctgttggCTGAGAAGTGTCACCGTCGCACTGTGGCCGATCTCGACAACGAGAAACGCAAACACGTCGACTTCATGAACAAGAGCGACGACTTCACCAACCTGCTGGAGCAGGAGCGGGAGAG ACTCAAACGGCTGCTCGAGCAGGAAAAGGCCTACCAGGCTCGTAAGGACAAGGACCACAGCAGGAGGCTGGAGAAGGTccgagtggagctggtgaagcTCAAGTCCTTTGCCCTGATGTTGGTGGACGAACGGCAGCTGCACATCGAGCAGATCGACCAGCAGAGCCAGAAGATCCAGGACCTCGctcagaagctgcaggaaaaaGAGCAGCGCTTGGCCACCGTGACTGACGGCGCCAAGGAGGAAGGTCAGAAGGTCCTCAAGCTGGAGGCCGAGCTGGAGCACAGAGCGGCCAAGTTCACACAGGAGCACGAAGAGATGACCACAAAGCTGGGAAACCAAGAGTCACAAAGCcgacagctgaggctgaagcTGGCGGGACTGGCACACAAGatcgaggagctggaggaaagaAACCAAGTGCTGCAGAAATCTGAGGAGGACCTGCAGGAGCTGAGGGACAAGATCAGCAAAGGGGAGTGTGGCAACTCCGCTCTGATGGCCGAGCTGGAGACTCTGCGGAAGAGAGTGCTGGAGATGGAGGGTAAAGATGAGGAGATCACTAAAACAGAGGGTCAGTGCAGGGAGCTGAggaagaggctgcaggaggaggagaaccacaGCGTGGAGCTGAGGCTGGACGTGGACACACTGCAGAAGAGAATGGTTGAACTGGAGAAACTGGAGGGAGCTTTCAACAAGAGCAAAACAGAGTGTTCCCAGCTTCATACgaacctggagagagagaaacgtgTTGTGAAGGATCTGGCTGCTGATCTGGAGACATTGAAAACCCGACTGAAAGAACTGGAAGCATCAGAGTCAAAGTTTGAGAAGACAGAAATGCTCCTCAAAGACGATCTCGTAAAGTTGAAATCGTTCACGGTCATTATGGTTGAcgaaagaaaaaacatggtggAGAGACTAAAACAGGAAGAACAGAGAAGGGATGATTTGAGTAAGATGTTTAAAGCGGAGCAGGGcaaggtcacagaggtcacagagaaGCTGATCGACGAGAGCAAGAAACTTCTCAGATTCAAGACAGAGACGGAGGTTCAAGTGACAAGTCTGGCCCAAGAGAAGGATGAGTTGAAAACCAAACTGGCAAGTGAAGAGGAAAAGTGTAGGGAGCTAAATAACAAGCTAAGTGATATGAAAATAAGAATGGACAGactggaggagacggagagggacATGCAGAGAAAGTGGGCCAACAGGGACAATAACAGGAATCCAGATGAAGACAACAAAGTCAAAGAGCTCACGCTAGAAATTGAGAGACTTAAGAGCCGGCTCAAACAactggaggtggtggagggagatTTAATGAAAACAGAGGACGAGTATGATTTACTGGAGAAGAAATTCAGAACAGAGCAGGACAAAGCAAACAGCCTCTCAAAGCTGCTggaagaaatgaaaagtcaGATTGCCAGAAACAAAGCAATAGAGAAAGGTGAAGTCATGAGTTCTGAGGCTGAGCTGAGAGCTCGCTGCAAGATGGAGGAGGCAAGAACCCGGGAGCTGCAGGCGCACGTCCAGGCCCTGAAGGAGAAGATCCATGAACTGATGAACAAGGAGGACCAGCTCTCCCAGCTGCAGGTGGACTACTCAGTCCTGCAGCGGAGGttcatggaggaggaagagaagaagaggagcatgTTTCAAGAAGTGGACTGTCTCACCAAGGAGCTGGAGTCCACCAAGTGCTACAGCCGGGCACTGAGGCCTGGTATGAACGGCAGGAGGATGGTGGATGTTCCGGTTACATCCACAGCAGTGCAGACTGACCTGGTAGCCTGCCATCCTGCTGAGGACGAGACGACAGCGGGCTTTATCAGAAAGTCCGTCCTTGAGGAAAACCACTTGATGAGCAACCTCAGACAACGAGGTCTCAAGAAGCCAACGGTTCTGGAACGATACCCTCCAGCGTCTGCCGAACTGGGGGCTAGAAAATCGTGGGTACCTtggatgaagaagaaagaggccGTCACGCTCAATCAGACGAGTCCTGTGAGGACCAACGGgctgtcctctctgctctcaccGGACATGACCATGTCCCAAAAGCCAGGCCAGCCTCTGCATATCCGAGTGACCCCGAACCACGACAACAGCACGGCCACCTTGGAGATCAGCAGCCCGAGAGCGGAGGATTTCTTCTCTAGCACCACCATCATCCCAACGCTCGGCCTTCAGAAACCTCGGATCACAATCGTCCCCAAGCCCACGACCGTGACCTCAAGGAGCAAAGCCTGTGACGCGATGGGACGTCTCGATGGAGCCAACTCTCCAGTAACAATAACCACCATCTCCAGGGCCAAGAGTCCAGAGAAGAGCAACGGCAGCAGCTCAGGCCACCTTCAGTCTCCAGTGTCCATCATCACCGTCAGCACCACGCCTGTGGCAGAAGCATGCGCTTCACCTGAGCCTCACGAAATGACCACAGGCCGCACCGTGATCAAGATGACCCCCGAGACGCAACCTGGGCCTCCACACGTCAGGAAATACAACAGCAACATCATCACAACAGAGGACAATAAGATCCACATCCACCTGGGTCCGCAGTTCAAGAGGCCGTCTGAGGGGGGCAGCAGTCCTGTGCTGACGCTCAGACATCAGGCTTTGAGCTCAGAAACATCAACAGGAGCCGTCCTCCGCTCCCAACGCCAGACCGCCACGGGAAAGACGAGCAAGATGACCAGCAGCATCACAATCACACCCGTCAACGCACCAGCTTCCAGACCCACACAATCAGTG GTGGCGTGTGCTCCGTAG